Proteins encoded together in one Quercus lobata isolate SW786 chromosome 3, ValleyOak3.0 Primary Assembly, whole genome shotgun sequence window:
- the LOC115980772 gene encoding L-type lectin-domain containing receptor kinase IX.1-like: protein MALSNVPFCLVQPPQKLQFLFNQLFIFFLLLLPNAMSISFNFPSFSTDNSNLILKGDADTKPDGRLHLTKDTLDGSISGSVGRALYHERVHLWDNSTGKLKVADFTTNFSFIIKAVDNHTADGLAFFISPFNSSIPNNSGGRYLGLFSNETAINGTQNQIVAVEFDTFGNEDWPRDTSAPHVGIDINSIVSKVNVTLPRSINITNGSTTYVWVSYDSASQNLSVFLTYATKPAYSWNSISLSYIVDFTILPEWVSVGFSATTGASVELHTILSWSFNSTLEAGDVTKNKLGLIIGLAVSSGVVSCGIGLLWFLCWRKRAGGNTEESGDDDNMDDEFEKGTGPRRFTYRELLNATNNFVERGKLGEGGFGGVYKGLLSESNVEVAVKRVSKGSKQGKKEYKSEVKIIGRLRHRNLVQLIGWCHEQRELLLVYGYMPNGSLDSHLFGAKIMLKWPIRYKIAQGLTSALLYLHEEWEQCVVHRDIKSSNIMLDSNFNAKLGDFGLARLVDHELGLQTTVVAGTMGYLAPECFTTGTASKESDVYSFGVVCLEIACGRKPVDPRTEPSKVRLLEWVWDLYGNGQLLEAIDKRLGMEFDEGQIKSLMVVGLWCCHPNPTSRPSIRQVIHVLNFEASLPNLPSKLPVPMYVGAPMDLCKLSNTSSGFTRSKDQTKCSSGSCSTYTSMSTGPSKPLLYSSKAKVELIWLLSGLLKIVFKIAVFVSPDPNAEKAVVPKEDILDFELPPEPSNARHVEGH, encoded by the exons ATGGCGCTCTCCAACGTACCCTTTTGCCTTGTTCAACCTCCTCAAAAACTCCAATTTCTTTTCAATCagctcttcatcttctttttgttGCTACTTCCCAATGCAATGTCAATTTCCTTCAACTTCCCTAGTTTCAGCACAGATAACAGTAACCTAATCTTAAAAGGTGATGCAGATACGAAACCAGATGGCCGTCTCCATCTCACAAAGGATACTCTTGACGGCTCCATCAGCGGAAGTGTTGGTCGTGCCTTATATCATGAACGAGTTCACCTTTGGGATAATAGCACAGGGAAGCTTAAAGTTGCAGACTTCACCACGAACTTCTCCTTTATCATTAAAGCTGTTGATAACCATACTGCTGATGGGCTTGCTTTCTTCATCTCACCATTTAATTCTAGTATCCCTAACAATTCAGGAGGCCGGTATCTTGGACTGTTTAGTAATGAAACCGCTATCAACGGCactcaaaatcaaattgttgCCGTTGAGTTTGACACTTTCGGAAACGAGGACTGGCCCAGGGATACAAGTGCTCCTCATGTGGGAATCGATATCAATTCAATTGTCTCAAAAGTAAATGTGACTTTGCCACGAAGCATTAATATTACGAATGGGTCAACAACATATGTATGGGTAAGTTACGACTCAGCATCCCAAAATCTTAGTGTGTTCCTTACTTACGCTACTAAACCAGCATACAGTTGGAATTCTATTAGTCTTTCATATATTGTTGACTTCACTATTTTGCCGGAATGGGTTAGCGTTGGTTTCTCCGCCACTACAGGTGCGTCGGTTGAGTTACATACAATACTTTCTTGGTCATTTAATTCAACTTTAGAGGCTGGAGATGT CACGAAAAACAAATTGGGGTTGATCATTGGTTTAGCAGTGAGTTCCGGTGTAGTGAGTTGTGGTATAGGTCTACTTTGGTTTCTTTGCTGGAGAAAAAGGGCTGGTGGAAATACAGAAGAATCGGGTGATGATGACAATATGGATGATGAATTTGAAAAAGGAACAGGGCCAAGGAGGTTCACATACCGTGAACTTCTCAATGCAACAAACAACTTTGTTGAACGAGGGAAGCTTGGAGAGGGAGGATTCGGAGGAGTTTACAAAGGTTTGTTAAGTGAATCCAATGTGGAAGTTGCAGTTAAGAGGGTCTCGAAAGGATCAAAGCAAGGAAAAAAGGAGTACAAGTCAGAAGTGAAGATCATTGGCCGTTTGAGACATCGGAATTTGGTTCAACTCATTGGTTGGTGCCATGAACAACGTGAGTTACTTCTTGTGTATGGGTACATGCCTAATGGAAGCCTTGATTCTCATCTATTTGGAGCGAAGATTATGCTAAAATGGCCAATAAGGTACAAAATAGCGCAGGGATTGACTTCTGCATTACTCTACCTTCATGAAGAGTGGGAACAGTGTGTAGTGCACAGAGATATAAAGTCTAGCAATATCATGTTGGATTCAAACTTCAATGCCAAACTTGGCGATTTTGGCCTTGCAAGACTCGTAGACCATGAGTTAGGCTTACAAACAACTGTTGTAGCTGGGACCATGGGCTACCTTGCCCCAGAGTGCTTCACCACTGGTACAGCTTCTAAGGAATCcgatgtttatagttttgggGTGGTTTGTCTTGAAATTGCATGTGGAAGAAAGCCAGTCGATCCACGGACAGAACCAAGCAAGGTTAGGCTACTAGAGTGGGTGTGGGATCTCTATGGAAATGGTCAACTCCTTGAAGCCATTGATAAAAGATTAGGTATGGAATTTGATGAAGGGCAGATAAAGAGCTTGATGGTGGTTGGATTATGGTGTTGTCATCCTAATCCCACTAGTAGGCCCTCTATAAGGCAAGTAATACACGTTCTTAATTTTGAAGCTTCTTTGCCCAACCTTCCATCAAAGTTGCCAGTGCCAATGTATGTTGGGGCCCCAATGGACCTATGTAAATTATCCAATACTTCATCGGGTTTCACCAGATCTAAAGATCAAACGAAATGTTCATCTGGTAGTTGTTCTACTTATACGTCTATGTCAACTGGCCCAAGCAAACCTCTTCTATATTCAAGCAAAGCTAAAGTGGA
- the LOC115980773 gene encoding uncharacterized protein LOC115980773, with translation MGDEEGTSNGGGTEGTEGFHYLKSEAMNGSSSNNCNVASEILNNKTPQQKSSNANCDLQLILDHLTDGNSNLSQNSSCPMIQATDKVVVQLHLDFREHRERELKFTAAGWKCDCQGKWFRDENVEFDSDEDDPNVCLG, from the exons ATGGGTGATGAAGAGGGAACCAGTAATGGTGGTGGTACAGAAGGCACTGAAGGGTTTCACTACTTGAAAAGTGAAGCAATGAATGGTAGTAGTAGTAATAATTGT AATGTGGCTTCGGAGATACTTAACAACAAAACTCCTCAGCAGAAATCCAGCAATGCGAACTGTGATTTACAATTAATTCTGGACCACCTTACTGATGGGAATTCTAATCTGAGTCAAAATAGTTCTTGCCCTATGATTCAAGCCACTGACAAGGTGGTTGTGCAACTGCATTTGGATTTCCGAGAGCACCGAGAGAGGGAGCTCAAGTTTACAGCTGCAGGTTGGAAGTGTGATTGTCAGGGGAAGTGGTTCAGAGATGAAAAT GTTGAGTTTGACTCTGATGAAGATGATCCAAATGTATGCCTTGGATGA